In Ipomoea triloba cultivar NCNSP0323 chromosome 15, ASM357664v1, one genomic interval encodes:
- the LOC116006853 gene encoding 4-alpha-glucanotransferase DPE2-like: MVNLGLLSGKKPLKSVKVCFRIPYYTQWGQHLIVCGSEAMLGSWNVKKGLLLKPSHQGDELIWSGSVPVPLGFKSEYTYYVVDDERNIVRWEGGNRRKLVLPEGLEEGLSVELRDLWQTGSDGIPFRSAFKDVIFRKSGSLDIEKPHVPIQTKLGQEDSIIIQFKICCPNVNEGTSIYVIGSSLNLGQWKAQDGVKLNYAGDSFWQAECVMTKDDFPLKYKYCKCNKSGGCSSEYGGNRELTIDFKTSQPKYLVLSDGMMRESPWRGAGVAIPMFSVRSEADLGVGEFLDLKLLVDWAVESGFHLVQLLPINDTSVNGMWWDSYPYSSLSVFALHPLYLRVEALSANIPEDIKQEIKQARLQLDKKAVDYDATMATKLSIAKKIFIQEKDKILNSSSFQQYFSENQNWLKPYAAFCFLRDFFETSDHSQWGRFSQFSEEKLEKLISKDSLHYQIICFHYYIQFHLHTQLSEAAEYARKKGVVLKGDIPIGVDRNSVDTWVYPNLFRMNTSTGAPPDYFDKNGQNWGFPTYNWEEMSKDNYGWWRARFTQMGNYFTAYRIDHILGFFRIWELPDHAMTGLCGKFRPSIPISQEELESEGVWDFDRLTRPYIRSEFLQEKFGASWTIVASNFLNEYKKNFYEFKEDCNTEKKVASKLKLFLEKSVFGESEEKLRRKLFDLLQDVVLIRDPEDRRKFYPRFNLEDTSSFKDLDEHSKNVLKRLYYDYYFHRQESLWRQNALKTLPVLLNSSDMLACGEDLGMIPACVHPVMEELGLIGLRIQRMPSDPGVEFGIPSTYPYMTVCAPSCHDCSTLRAWWEEDEERRRRFFSTVVGSDELPPDQCTPEIVYFVLHQHFESPSMWSIFPLQDLLALKEDYTTRPAMEETINDPTNPKHYWQYRVHVTMESLLKDKELTGIIKNLVHGSGRSYPGRLQDVASDKGESVPLAGQKEKAAV; the protein is encoded by the exons ATGGTGAACCTGGGGTTATTATCTGGGAAAAAACCTCTCAAGTCAGTGAAGGTGTGCTTCAGAATACCATATTATACTCAATGGGGGCAGCACCTTATTGTGTGTGGTTCGGAGGCGATGCTCGGTTCTTGGAATGTGAAGAAGGGTCTTTTGTTGAAACCTTCTCACCAGGGGGATGAGCTCATCTGGTCTGGAAGTGTGCCTGTTCCTCTTGGATTCAAAAGCGAGTACACTTATTACGTGGTCGATGATGAAAGGAATATTGTGAGATGGGAAGGTGGAAATAGGAGGAAACTAGTGCTGCCTGAAGGACTCGAGGAAGGTCTTTCAGTAGAGCTTCGAGACCTTTGGCAG aCTGGTTCTGACGGTATTCCTTTTAGAAGTGCATTTAAAGATGTCATCTTTCGTAAAAGTGGGAGTTTAGACATTGAAAAACCACATGTGCCCATCCAAACTAAGTTGGGCCAGGAAG ATTCAATCATCATACAATTCAAAATATGCTGCCCAAACGTAAATGAAGGGACATCA atTTATGTGATTGGAAGCTCCTTGAATCTGGGGCAGTGGAAGGCTCAGGATGGAGTTAAGCTCAACTACGCTGGTGACTCATTTTGGCAAGCAGAATGTGTGATGACTAAGGATGACTTTCCTTTAAA ATACAAATACTGCAAATGTAACAAGTCTGGAGGATGTTCTTCGGAATATGGTGGGAACCGGGAGCTTACAATTGACTTCAAAACTAGTCAGCCAAAGTACTTGGTTCTTTCAGATGGCATGATGCGG GAAAGTCCTTGGCGTGGTGCTGGTGTTGCAATCCCCATGTTCTCTGTGAGATCAGAAGCTGATCTTGGCGTCGGGGAGTTTCTTGACCTCAAATTGCTCGTCGATTGGGCTGTCGAGTCTGGTTTTCATTTAGTTCAACTCTTACCAATTAACGACACATCAGTGAACGGGATGTGGTGGGATTCATATCCATATAG CTCACTTTCAGTATTTGCATTGCACCCATTGTACCTAAGAGTAGAAGCACTTTCAGCGAATATTCCAGAAGATATCAAG CAAGAGATAAAGCAAGCAAGACTTCAGCTGGACAAAAAG GCTGTAGATTACGATgctaccatggctacaaaacTTTCGATTGCCAAGAAAATTTTCATCCAAGAGAAGGACAAGATATTAAATTCAAGTTCCTTCCAGCAATATTTTTCCGAAAATCAG AATTGGTTGAAACCCTATGCTGCATTTTGTTTTCTGCGTGACTTCTTTGAAACATCGGATCACAGCCAGTGGGGTCGCTTTTCTCAATTTTCAGAAGAAAAG CTCGAGAAACTTATCTCAAAGGACAGCTTGCACTATCAAATAATTTGCTTTCATTACTATATCCAATTCCATTTGCATACGCAA TTATCGGAAGCTGCTGAATATGCAAGAAAGAAGGGAGTGGTACTCAAAGGCGACATCCCTATTGGTGTTGACCGAAATAGCGTGGATACGTGGGTCTATCCTAATTTGTTCCGCATGAATACTTCCACCGGGGCACCACCCGACTATTTTGATAAAAACGGGCAGAATTGGGGATTTCCAACTTACAACTGGGAAGAGATGTCCAAGGACAACTATGGATGGTGGCGTGCTCGTTTTACACAG ATGGGGAATTACTTTACAGCTTACAGGATTGATCATATACTGGGTTTCTTTAGAATTTGGGAGCTTCCCGATCATGCCATGACGGGCCTCTGTGGGAA ATTTCGGCCATCTATACCCATTAGTCAG GAAGAGCTCGAGTCTGAAGGAGTATGGGATTTCGACCGCTTAACCCGTCCATATATTCGATCGGAATTTTTACAg GAAAAATTTGGAGCTTCTTGGACTATTGTtgcttcaaactttttaaacgaATATAAAAAGAACTTTTACGAG TTCAAGGAGGATTGCAATACCGAGAAGAAAGTCGCATCCAAACTGAAGCTATTCTTGGAGAAAAGCGTGTTTGGAGAGAGCGAAGAGAAACTGCGACGAAAACTCTTTGATCTTCTGCAG GACGTAGTCCTTATCAGAGATCCAGAAGATCGAAGAAAGTTTTACCCTCGTTTCAATCTAGAAGACACGTCTAGTTTCAAGGATTTAGACGAGCACAG TAAAAATGTGCTGAAAAgattatattatgattattacTTTCATCGGCAAGAGAGCCTTTGGCGTCAAAATGCACTTAAGACTCTACCGGTTCTTTTGAACTCGTcggatatgttggcttgtgggGAAGATCTTGGCATGATTCCTGCTTGTGTTCATCCT GTCATGGAAGAGCTGGGCTTAATAGGCTTACGGATTCAGCGCATGCCAAGTGATCCCGGAGTGGAATTCGGTATTCCTTCTACATACCCCTATATGACG GTATGTGCTCCGTCTTGCCACGACTGCTCCACTCTGCGCGCCTGGTGGGAAGAAGATGAGGAAAGAAGGCGTCGCTTTTTTTCAACAGTCGTGGGGTCCGATGAGTTGCCTCCTGATCAATGTACTCCTGAAATTGTCTACTTCGTCTTGCATCAGCATTTCGAGTCCCCATCGATGTGGTCAATCTTTCCTCTCCAg GATTTGCTAGCACTCAAAGAAGACTATACAACCCGCCCTGCAATGGAGGAGACGATAAACGACCCAACAAATCCAAAACACTACTGGCAATATC GTGTACACGTGACAATGGAGTCGTTGCTCAAAGATAAAGAGCTGACGGGCATCATCAAAAATCTCGTCCATGGGAGCGGGAGATCTTATCCGGGAAGGCTGCAGGATGTTGCTAGCGATAAAGGTGAAAGTGTTCCCTTGGCAGGGCAGAAAGAAAAAGCAGCAGTCTAA
- the LOC116005479 gene encoding transcription termination factor MTERF4, chloroplastic, whose protein sequence is MTSIVRRNQPIKEILKRHTTQFLNQFLKPSQNPLQPNKCLPRAEPILPFSTQASKFPEYEMPTVTWGVIQGRKEKLVSRVIVCDYLKSIGIVPDELEDLELPSTVEVMRERVEFLQKIGLTIDDMNEYPLILGCSVRKNMIPVLSYLEKIGISKPRLGEFVKNYPQCLHSSVVVELVPVIRFLRGLDVEKQDIGYVLMKYPELLGFKLEGTMSTSVAYLVSIGVNPRDIGPMVTQYPYLLGMRVGTMIKPLVDYLVSLGLPKKILARMLEKRAYLLGYDLEETVKPNVDCLTSFGIKREVLPSVIAQYPQILGLPVKAKLSSQQYFFNLKLKIDPDGFARVIEKMPQIVSLNQHLIMKPVEFLLGRGFPSDDVAKMVVKCPQLVALQVGIMKNSYYFFKTEMARPMKELVEFPEYFTYSLESRIKPRYHRIQSKGIKCSLAWFLNCSDQRFEERLYGDFIEAENNGPSFVMGGKLELPGSEIVSEEEEESDDEILYRRTVSL, encoded by the coding sequence ATGACTTCCATTGTTAGAAGAAACCAACCCATCAAAGAAATCCTCAAGCGCCATACAACCCAATTTCTAAACCAGTTTCTTAAACCCTCCCAAAACCCCCTACAACCAAACAAATGCCTTCCCAGGGCGGAACCCATCTTGCCCTTCTCAACACAAGCCTCTAAATTCCCTGAATATGAAATGCCTACGGTGACATGGGGGGTAATCCAAGGGCGCAAAGAAAAACTCGTGTCACGGGTTATAGTTTGTGACTATTTGAAGAGTATAGGCATAGTCCCTGACGAATTAGAGGATTTGGAGTTGCCTTCCACTGTGGAAGTCATGCGCGAGCGTGTTGAGTTCTTGCAGAAAATAGGTTTAACTATTGATGACATGAATGAGTATCCATTAATCCTGGGGTGTAGTGTGAGGAAGAACATGATTCCTGTCTTATCGTATTTAGAAAAGATTGGGATTTCGAAGCCAAGGCTTGGTGAATTTGTGAAAAATTATCCGCAGTGTCTCCATTCTAGTGTTGTGGTTGAGCTTGTTCCGGTTATTAGGTTTCTCAGGGGCCTTGATGTTGAGAAGCAAGATATTGGTTATGTGTTGATGAAGTATCCGGAGCTGTTAGGGTTTAAGCTCGAGGGGACGATGAGTACATCTGTGGCGTACTTGGTTAGTATAGGGGTTAACCCGAGAGATATAGGTCCAATGGTGACACAATACCCGTATCTTTTGGGGATGAGAGTTGGGACTATGATTAAACCGCTTGTGGATTATTTGGTTTCGCTTGGTCTACCAAAGAAAATTTTGGCGAGGATGCTTGAGAAGCGAGCATATTTACTTGGATATGATCTTGAAGAGACTGTGAAACCCAACGTGGACTGTTTGACAAGTTTTGGTATTAAGAGAGAAGTTCTCCCGTCTGTTATAGCTCAATACCCACAGATTCTTGGTTTGCCGGTGAAGGCAAAACTGTCTTCACAACAGTACTTCTTCAACCTAAAGCTGAAAATCGATCCTGATGGGTTTGCTCGTGTAATCGAGAAGATGCCACAGATCGTTAGCCTTAACCAGCATCTAATAATGAAACCTGTCGAGTTCCTTCTTGGGCGGGGGTTTCCATCCGACGATGTGGCGAAGATGGTCGTGAAATGCCCTCAGTTGGTTGCTTTACAAGTCGGTATCATGAAAAATAGCTACTACTTTTTCAAAACCGAAATGGCTAGGCCTATGAAAGAACTTGTCGAGTTTCCAGAATACTTCACGTATAGCTTGGAGTCGAGAATAAAGCCGAGATACCATAGGATACAGAGCAAGGGAATCAAATGTTCACTGGCTTGGTTTCTCAACTGCAGTGACCAAAGATTTGAAGAGAGATTGTATGGTGATTTTATAGAGGCTGAAAATAATGGTCCATCTTTTGTTATGGGTGGAAAGTTAGAACTACCAGGAAGTGAGATTGTatcagaagaagaagaggagagtGATGATGAAATACTTTATAGGAGAACTGTCTCTTTGTAG
- the LOC116007139 gene encoding 4-alpha-glucanotransferase DPE2-like, which translates to MTVCAPSCHDCSTLRAWWEEDEERRRRFFSTVVGSDELPPDQCTPEIVYFVLHQHFESPSMWSIFPLQDLLALKEDYTTRPAMEETINDPTNPKHYWQYRVHVTMESLLKDKELTGIIKNLVHGSGRSYPGRLQDVASDKGESVPLAGQKEKAAV; encoded by the exons ATGACG GTATGTGCTCCGTCTTGCCACGACTGCTCCACTCTGCGCGCCTGGTGGGAAGAAGATGAGGAAAGAAGGCGTCGCTTTTTTTCAACAGTCGTGGGGTCCGATGAGTTGCCTCCTGATCAATGTACTCCTGAAATTGTCTACTTCGTCTTGCATCAGCATTTCGAGTCCCCATCGATGTGGTCAATCTTTCCTCTCCAg GATTTGCTAGCACTCAAAGAAGACTATACAACCCGCCCTGCAATGGAGGAGACGATAAACGACCCAACAAATCCAAAACACTACTGGCAATATC GTGTACACGTGACAATGGAGTCGTTGCTCAAAGATAAAGAGCTGACGGGCATCATCAAAAATCTCGTCCATGGGAGCGGGAGATCTTATCCGGGAAGGCTGCAGGATGTTGCTAGCGATAAAGGTGAAAGTGTTCCCTTGGCAGGGCAGAAAGAAAAAGCAGCAGTCTAA
- the LOC116005576 gene encoding ubiquitin-conjugating enzyme E2 22-like, producing MAATNENLPPNVIKQLVKELKNLDETPPEGIKVGVNDDDFSTIYADIEGPAGTPYENGVFRMKLILSNDFPHSPPKGFFLTKIFHPNIATNGEICVNALKRDWSPNLGLRHVLMVVRCLLIEPFPESALNEQAGKMLLDNYEEYARLARLYTGIHAMKPKPKLKGGAISESTTALNVDQSKSSAFVDKKSVAVSSVPLQQPSPLAPSSKAGNSLDQPALPSSTANCGSAAAPLAQKKEAGLAKVHADRKKMDARKKSLKRL from the exons ATG GCGGCAACCAATGAAAATCTCCCACCAAATGTGATAAAGCAATTAGTTAaggaattgaagaatcttgatgAAACTCCTCCCGAAGGCATTAAAGTTGGTGTAAATGATGATGATTTTTCAACTATATATGCTGATATTGAAGGGCCAG CTGGAACTCCATATGAGAATGGTGTCTTCCGCATGAAGTTGATATTATCTAATGATTTCCCGCATTCACCCCCTAAAG GTTTTTTCCTGACCAAAATTTTTCATCCAAATATCGCAACCAATGGTGAGATTTGTGTAAATGCTCTTAAAAGGGATTGGAGTCCAAACCTTGGCTTAAGGCACGTGTTAATG GTGGTCAGATGTTTATTGATAGAACCGTTTCCGGAATCAGCTTTAAATGAACAGGCTGGCAAGATGCTTTTGGATAACTATGAGGAGTATGCTAGACTCGCAAG GCTTTATACTGGGATTCATGCTATGAAGCCGAAGCCCAAACTAAAAGGCGGGGCGATTTCTGAATCGACCACTGCACTGAATGTTGATCAATCAAAGTCCTCAGCATTTGTGGATAAGAAGAGCGTGGCAGTCTCGAGTGTTCCTCTCCAACAACCATCTCCACTCGCCCCTTCATCCAAAGCGGGGAACAGCCTGGACCAGCCGGCTTTGCCCAGTTCAACCGCGAATTGCGGCTCAGCGGCTGCCCCGCTAGCCCAAAAGAAGGAAGCTGGGTTGGCAAAGGTCCATGCAGacagaaagaagatggatgccAGAAAGAAAAGTTTGAAGAGATTATAA
- the LOC116006676 gene encoding uncharacterized protein LOC116006676, with translation MEGGSPDRESVESVAKISTISSGGRVQDRKEFLRRFTDSEILTTNLTTWFEEIAEKSAHDALPFETPFELIDLQKFDYALEGVPFQQLVRMPSAVYASTSGAVEATAYLALEDFLHAGVKGLWEAFWGQDEPLPFYVSCVYNTNLKFYQAEKAISKGRLGGICATAIILKNPRHAQGKWDDILELALLRPDIGSLATLDSNRKPSLSIINEALFFAIRVLVSRSLSKSNIPLSLNSVFVLLVDSQYGGVMKIEGDVSKLEIDLNNVYGCAAEWIINHASIAISPIDRIWNKLGNANWGDIGALQVLFATFHSITQYAGMSKNSVEDLAADHSSRLQSRRIERQLGDNRVNGNGLFRHQQHSASPEIVEVQEESIRLESNKPMMLEVGSVMLIEDSNLQKGYHINEMLSDGEITYYIASPVDDPGKSLFLYVGSHPSQLEPAWEDMKLWYQVQRQTKVLCVMKQKGLSCKYLPQLCASGRIVHPGQCRRSSSGGNCEHPWCGTSILATSPVGKTVADMVRDGQFGTDEAIRCCHDCLSALSSAASAGIRHGDIRPENIIYVTSGVRQPYFILIGWGHAILEERDRPAMNLHFSSTYALQEGKLCSASDAESLVYMLYFSSGGAMPELDSVEGALQWRETSWSKRLIQQNLGDISAVLKAFADYVDSLCGTPYPLDYAIWLRRLKRHVFEEDHGKEIDTSN, from the exons ATGGAAG GTGGGTCCCCAGATCGCGAGTCAGTGGAATCTGTGGCAAAGATATCTACTATATCTTCAGGTGGTAGAGTTCAAGACCGCAAAGAGTTCCTCCGTAGATTTACAGACAGTGAAATACTGACAACAAACCTTACAACATGGTTTGAAGAAATTGCAGAAAAATCAGCACATGATGCACTTCCTTTTGAAACACCCTTTGAGTTGATAGATCTCCAAAAGTTTGATTATGCATTGGAAGGAGTCCCCTTTCAGCAACTGGTTCGGATGCCTAGTGCTGTTTATGCCTCCACATCTGGTGCTGTGGAAGCCACTGCTTACCTTGCCCTTGAAGATTTTCTGCATGCAGGTGTGAAGGGCTTGTGGGAGGCATTTTGGGGTCAGGATGAACCCTTGCCTTTCTATGTTTCTTGTGTGTACAACACAAACTTGAAATTCTACCAGGCTGAGAAGGCCATTTCTAAAGGGAGACTTGGGGGTATTTGTGCCACAGCAATAATCCTAAAGAACCCAAGGCATGCACAGGGAAAGTGGGATGATATTCTTGAATTAGCACTTCTTCGACCTGATATTGGTAGCCTTGCCACATTAGATAGCAACCGTAAGCCTTCTCTCTCCATTATCAATGAAGCTTTATTTTTTGCTATACGTGTATTGGTTTCAAGAAGCCTCAGCAAATCCAACATTCCTCTCAGTTTGAATTCTGTCTTTGTCCTACTGGTTGATTCTCAGTATGGTGGGGTAATGAAAATTGAAGGAGATGTGAGCAAGTTGGAAATAGATTTGAATAATGTTTATGGTTGTGCTGCTGAATGGATAATAAATCATGCGTCAATTGCGATTTCCCCGATTGATAGGATCTGGAACAAGCTTGGAAATGCAAACTGGGGAGATATTGGTGCGTTACAGGTACTCTTTGCCACCTTCCATTCAATCACACAGTATGCTGGTATGTCAAAAAACTCAGTTGAAGATTTAGCTGCTGACCACAGTTCTCGTCTTCAATCAAGACGAATTGAGAGGCAATTAGGTGATAACAGGGTCAATGGAAATGGTTTATTCCGGCACCAACAGCATTCTGCTTCACCTGAAATTGTAGAAGTACAAGAAGAATCCATAAGGTTGGAGTCCAATAAACCTATGATGCTAGAAGTAGGGTCTGTTATGTTGATAGAGGATTCAAACTTGCAGAAAGGTTATCATATCAATGAAATGCTGAGTGATGGAGAGATAACATATTATATTGCTTCCCCTGTTGATGATCCAgggaaatctttatttctttatgttGGGTCTCATCCTTCTCAGCTGGAACCAGCTTGGGAAGATATGAAATTGTGGTATCAAGTTCAAAGGCAAACTAAAGTTTTGTGCGTCATGAAACAGAAGGGTTTGTCTTGCAAGTATCTGCCTCAGTTGTGTGCATCTGGCCGGATAGTTCACCCTGGTCAGTGCCGGAGATCAAGCTCAGGTGGTAACTGTGAGCATCCATGGTGTGGGACCTCAATCCTAGCCACTAGTCCTGTTGGTAAAACAGTTGCCGACATGGTGAGAGATGGTCAGTTTGGTACTGACGAGGCTATTAGGTGTTGCCATGACTGTTTGTCTGCCCTTTCGTCAGCTGCCTCAGCAGGAATTCGGCATGGGGACATCAGGCCAGAGAATATTATCTATGTTACATCTGGTGTGAGGCAGCCTTATTTTATCCTTATTGGTTGGGGACATGCCATTTTGGAAGAGAGGGACCGTCCTGCGATGAACCTTCATTTCTCATCTACTTATGCCCTTCAGGAAGGGAAACTGTGCTCAGCTTCTGATGCCGAGAGCCTGGTGTACATGCTTTATTTTTCTTCTGGTGGTGCTATGCCTGAGTTGGATTCAGTTGAGGGAGCACTGCAATGGAGGGAAACCTCTTGGTCAAAGAGGCTAATTCAGCAGAATCTTGGGGATATATCTGCGGTTTTGAAAGCGTTTGCAGATTATGTTGACAGCCTTTGTGGAACACCATATCCATTAGATTATGCAATCTGGCTAAGAAGGTTGAAGAGACACGTTTTTGAGGAAGATCATGGAAAGGAGATTGATACATCTAATTAG